The following are encoded in a window of Corynebacterium marinum DSM 44953 genomic DNA:
- a CDS encoding sensor histidine kinase → MRFGTRVLLLQLVTVVAVVAASAGVFIVLGVEQLKHETETSALSIARTVASAPVVRSEVTRETSRGINPSAAELADGPLQAYARDVTGRTGALFVVITDGEGIRMAHPDPGQLDRQVSTSFEAALRGEEVIAWERGTLGDSVRAKVPVFAPGTEEPVGEVSVGFERAGVFDDLPQLLLGVGAAAAAALLIGIGATLVLRRRWEQLTLGVQPEELVVLVQNQAAVLDGVGDGVIALDESGVIRVSNSEAEKMFGRVQLEGMSLGDLDLPEDVIRSLEKGEARDGVVVGGRVLYLDSRQVDRGGQRLGSVIILRDRTDVMGLSRRLDSVRTMTSALRVQRHEFANRMHVAAGLVESGRGEEAAEFLRTMRDRGPVDYPLAGADLLTEPFLQSFLGAKSLEADERGVQLLIRDETLVLGSLEGVEGVEDTATVLGNLVDNAVTAALQAPEPRLVEVTLMDDGPDLVLMVADSGPGTAAGTGAVAAPPADDETEETAVDRVHGHGIGLALSRDLLRRRGGELWLIDPGGGASGRGAVFGARLPGVMATGVAGQSRNSREEDE, encoded by the coding sequence ATGAGATTCGGCACCCGGGTGCTGCTTCTGCAGCTGGTTACCGTCGTGGCGGTGGTGGCCGCGAGCGCCGGCGTCTTCATCGTGCTGGGGGTTGAACAGCTCAAGCATGAGACCGAGACCTCGGCCCTCTCGATTGCGCGCACCGTGGCCTCGGCCCCCGTCGTGCGTTCCGAGGTGACCCGGGAGACCAGCCGGGGGATCAACCCCTCCGCGGCCGAACTCGCCGACGGCCCCCTCCAGGCCTATGCCCGGGACGTCACCGGCCGGACGGGTGCACTGTTCGTCGTCATCACCGACGGCGAGGGGATCCGTATGGCGCACCCGGACCCGGGGCAGCTCGACCGCCAGGTGAGCACGAGCTTCGAGGCGGCTCTCCGCGGCGAGGAGGTCATCGCCTGGGAGCGGGGCACGCTGGGCGATTCCGTCCGAGCCAAGGTACCGGTCTTCGCGCCGGGCACTGAGGAACCGGTCGGTGAGGTCAGCGTGGGTTTCGAGCGGGCGGGCGTCTTCGACGACCTGCCGCAGCTGCTGCTCGGCGTCGGTGCGGCCGCCGCAGCGGCCCTGCTGATCGGCATCGGGGCGACCCTTGTGCTGCGGCGCCGCTGGGAGCAGCTGACCCTGGGGGTCCAGCCGGAGGAGCTGGTGGTCCTGGTGCAGAACCAGGCGGCGGTGCTCGACGGAGTGGGGGACGGCGTCATCGCCCTCGACGAATCGGGTGTCATCCGGGTCTCCAACAGCGAGGCGGAGAAGATGTTCGGGCGGGTGCAGCTGGAGGGGATGTCGTTGGGGGACCTGGATCTGCCGGAGGACGTCATCCGCTCCCTGGAGAAGGGCGAGGCTCGCGACGGGGTCGTGGTCGGCGGCAGGGTGCTTTACCTGGACTCCCGCCAGGTGGACCGCGGCGGACAACGGCTCGGTTCCGTGATCATCCTCCGCGACCGCACCGATGTGATGGGCTTGAGTCGACGCCTGGATTCGGTCCGGACCATGACGTCGGCGCTGCGGGTGCAACGCCATGAATTCGCCAACCGCATGCATGTGGCCGCCGGACTGGTCGAGTCCGGGCGCGGGGAGGAGGCCGCCGAGTTCCTGCGCACCATGCGCGACAGGGGGCCGGTGGACTATCCGTTGGCCGGTGCGGACCTGCTCACCGAGCCCTTTCTGCAGTCCTTCCTCGGGGCGAAGTCCCTGGAGGCCGATGAGCGCGGGGTGCAGCTGCTGATCCGGGATGAAACTCTGGTGCTGGGCAGTCTCGAAGGGGTTGAGGGGGTGGAGGACACCGCCACCGTGCTGGGTAACCTCGTCGACAACGCCGTCACTGCGGCCCTGCAGGCCCCGGAACCCCGGCTGGTGGAGGTCACCCTCATGGACGACGGCCCGGATCTGGTGCTGATGGTCGCGGACTCCGGGCCGGGCACAGCGGCCGGAACGGGGGCGGTGGCCGCGCCTCCCGCCGATGATGAGACTGAGGAGACTGCGGTGGACCGGGTCCACGGTCACGGCATAGGGTTGGCACTGTCCCGGGATCTGCTGCGCCGCCGGGGCGGGGAACTCTGGCTCATCGATCCCGGCGGCGGGGCGAGCGGTCGGGGTGCGGTGTTCGGCGCCCGGCTCCCCGGGGTCATGGCCACGGGCGTCGCAGGACAGTCCCGGAACTCCCGAGAGGAAGATGAGTGA
- a CDS encoding CitMHS family transporter has protein sequence MYPPADVLLAAEYTLSHTPSDGVLVALGFAMVLTFMALIMTGRATPMVALILVPTVFGLLAGAGFGIGDMVLDAIGDMASTAALLMFAIMFFGIMINVGLFDPLIRAITRTLGDDPAKVVLGTAVLAGVVSLDGDGSTTFIITTSAMLPIYLRLGMSPVVLTVVAGLINGTMNILPWGGPTVRAATALGLDPSAVFVPMIPSLVAGVVIVFVFAWFLGVAERRRLGGSLDTSRFGGEGATGAGSGGGGPRGGTARHGNSDDRTPTGGGVLLDDRPARTEDIEHVSLGSDAGAGMTDTMLDPHRTSLRPKLIWFNLALTVAVMVLLVADLFPLAFVFIVGTGLALAVNFPRVKDQATEILSHSSSIVGVVSMVLAAGVLVGVFNGTGMVEAMAAWITQIIPSSMGPYLAVITGVLSIPMTFFMSNDAFYFGILPVLAESATHFGIEPVEMARASITGQPVHMQSPLVPAILLLVSLAKVNLGDHHKKVLWRATLVSLAMLVVGVLVGVIPLAG, from the coding sequence ATGTACCCTCCCGCAGACGTGCTGCTCGCCGCGGAATACACGTTGAGCCACACCCCCTCCGACGGCGTTCTCGTCGCCCTGGGATTCGCCATGGTCCTCACCTTCATGGCGCTGATCATGACCGGCCGTGCCACCCCGATGGTCGCACTCATCCTGGTGCCCACCGTCTTCGGTCTCCTGGCCGGCGCCGGATTCGGCATCGGCGACATGGTCCTCGACGCCATCGGCGACATGGCCTCCACCGCTGCACTGCTGATGTTCGCGATCATGTTCTTCGGCATCATGATCAACGTCGGACTCTTCGACCCGTTGATCCGGGCGATCACCCGCACCCTGGGCGATGACCCGGCGAAAGTGGTGCTCGGCACAGCCGTCCTGGCGGGTGTGGTCTCCCTGGACGGCGACGGCTCCACCACCTTCATCATCACCACCTCCGCGATGCTGCCGATCTATCTCCGCCTGGGCATGAGTCCGGTCGTGCTCACGGTGGTCGCCGGCCTGATCAACGGCACCATGAACATCCTCCCCTGGGGTGGACCGACGGTGCGTGCCGCGACCGCCCTGGGTCTCGACCCCTCCGCCGTCTTCGTGCCGATGATCCCCTCCCTCGTGGCCGGCGTCGTGATCGTCTTCGTCTTCGCCTGGTTCCTGGGCGTGGCAGAGCGACGTCGCCTCGGCGGCTCCCTGGACACATCCCGCTTCGGCGGCGAAGGTGCGACCGGTGCAGGCTCCGGTGGCGGCGGCCCGCGGGGTGGCACGGCCAGGCACGGCAACTCCGACGACCGCACCCCCACCGGTGGCGGCGTGCTTCTCGACGACCGCCCGGCCCGGACCGAAGACATCGAACACGTCTCCCTCGGCTCCGATGCCGGGGCCGGCATGACCGACACCATGCTGGACCCGCACCGCACCTCCCTGCGGCCGAAGCTGATCTGGTTCAACCTGGCGCTGACCGTCGCGGTCATGGTGTTGCTGGTCGCCGACCTCTTCCCGCTGGCCTTCGTGTTCATCGTGGGCACCGGCCTGGCCCTGGCCGTGAACTTCCCCCGTGTCAAGGACCAGGCCACCGAGATCCTGTCCCACTCCTCCTCCATCGTCGGCGTGGTCTCCATGGTCCTGGCCGCCGGCGTACTGGTCGGTGTGTTCAACGGCACCGGCATGGTCGAGGCGATGGCCGCCTGGATCACCCAGATCATCCCGAGCTCCATGGGCCCCTACCTGGCCGTGATCACCGGTGTGCTCTCCATCCCCATGACCTTCTTCATGTCCAACGACGCCTTCTACTTCGGGATCCTGCCGGTCCTGGCGGAGAGCGCCACCCACTTCGGCATCGAGCCGGTGGAGATGGCCCGTGCCTCCATCACCGGCCAGCCGGTGCACATGCAGTCCCCGCTGGTCCCCGCGATCCTGCTGCTGGTCTCCCTGGCCAAGGTCAACCTCGGCGACCACCACAAGAAGGTGCTCTGGCGCGCCACCCTCGTCTCCCTGGCCATGCTGGTGGTCGGCGTCCTGGTCGGTGTGATCCCCCTCGCCGGGTAG
- a CDS encoding DUF421 domain-containing protein — translation MWFSGLDPIIRILLVGTASYLILLVILRITGARSLAKLNAFDFTVTIALGSILATALTSADLSWASAATALGLLLGLQYVVARVLRAVPALRGAATASPVVIVRDGRMLEEGMRRARVGEAEVRQAARSGGYGDLGDVGAMIMETDGTLSVIGADAMGDRGTLEGLDS, via the coding sequence ATGTGGTTCTCCGGCCTCGACCCCATCATCCGCATCCTGCTGGTTGGCACCGCCAGCTACCTCATCCTGCTGGTGATCCTCCGGATCACCGGCGCCCGCTCGCTGGCCAAGCTCAACGCCTTCGACTTCACCGTCACCATCGCCCTCGGGTCGATCCTGGCTACGGCACTGACCAGCGCAGACCTGTCCTGGGCCTCCGCGGCCACCGCTCTGGGTCTCCTCCTCGGCCTGCAGTACGTGGTGGCCAGGGTGCTGCGGGCCGTGCCCGCGCTGCGGGGCGCGGCCACGGCGTCTCCGGTCGTCATTGTGCGCGACGGGCGGATGCTGGAGGAGGGCATGCGGCGGGCCCGGGTGGGGGAGGCGGAGGTGCGTCAGGCCGCCCGATCCGGCGGATACGGCGACCTGGGCGACGTCGGGGCGATGATCATGGAGACCGACGGCACGCTGTCGGTCATCGGCGCCGACGCCATGGGTGACCGCGGGACGCTCGAAGGCCTCGACTCCTGA
- a CDS encoding PH domain-containing protein has product MNPVSPKLTTARYLGRLPWIAVVLLVFAVLGFALSPWFHIGTAVLLILLLWQAWLIPAQVRLLGWRETGDELLITKGRLWHTFTVIPYGRIQYVDVTAGPIERSLGMKTLQLHTASATSDASVQGLPAETADALRDRLAVKARERMSGL; this is encoded by the coding sequence ATGAACCCGGTGTCCCCGAAATTGACCACCGCCCGCTACCTGGGCAGACTTCCCTGGATCGCCGTCGTTCTCCTGGTTTTCGCCGTCCTCGGCTTCGCCCTCAGCCCCTGGTTCCACATCGGCACCGCGGTACTGCTCATCCTGCTGCTCTGGCAGGCGTGGCTGATCCCGGCGCAGGTCCGGCTGCTGGGGTGGCGGGAGACCGGCGACGAGCTGCTGATCACCAAGGGTCGGCTCTGGCACACGTTCACCGTGATCCCCTACGGACGCATCCAGTACGTCGACGTCACCGCCGGGCCGATCGAACGTTCCCTGGGGATGAAGACCCTCCAGCTGCACACCGCCTCCGCCACCTCGGACGCGTCGGTCCAGGGACTGCCCGCCGAGACCGCCGACGCCCTGCGGGACCGGTTGGCGGTCAAGGCCCGGGAGAGGATGAGCGGGCTGTGA
- a CDS encoding MetQ/NlpA family ABC transporter substrate-binding protein → MNFRRIFAGATASVIAAAGLVACSSDSDSTDAGAAGETVRIGTTDANLKEWDVFADLAEEEGIDIEIVPFSDYNTPNDAVAQGQIDVNKFQHLLFLNDYNTGAGEELVPISSTEIYPLALFWKDRDNLDGIEGEEIAIPNDATNQGRAINVLVQAGLVTLREEGLLNPAPADIDNDASKVSVIPVDAAQTTAVFHEGRPAVINNSFLERASIDPLDAIFQDDPDTEQAEPYINVWVTTPERADDETINRLAELWKDQAVTDAIMESSGNTAVKVDRPREDLDAILERLRESGDQ, encoded by the coding sequence ATGAACTTCCGTCGCATTTTCGCCGGCGCCACCGCCTCGGTCATCGCCGCCGCGGGGCTTGTCGCCTGCTCCTCCGACTCCGACAGCACCGACGCCGGTGCCGCCGGCGAGACCGTCCGCATCGGCACCACCGACGCCAACCTCAAGGAGTGGGACGTCTTCGCCGACCTCGCCGAGGAGGAGGGCATCGACATCGAGATCGTGCCGTTCTCGGACTACAACACCCCGAACGACGCCGTCGCGCAGGGCCAGATCGACGTGAACAAGTTCCAGCACCTGCTCTTCCTCAACGACTACAACACCGGCGCCGGCGAAGAGCTCGTGCCGATCTCGTCGACCGAGATCTACCCGCTGGCCCTGTTCTGGAAGGACCGCGACAACCTCGACGGCATCGAGGGCGAGGAGATCGCGATCCCGAATGACGCGACCAACCAGGGCCGCGCCATCAACGTCCTCGTCCAGGCTGGCCTGGTCACCCTCCGCGAGGAGGGCCTGCTCAACCCGGCCCCGGCCGATATCGACAATGACGCCTCAAAGGTTTCCGTCATCCCGGTCGACGCCGCCCAGACCACCGCCGTGTTCCATGAGGGCCGCCCGGCCGTGATCAACAACTCCTTCCTGGAGCGCGCCAGCATCGACCCGCTCGACGCCATCTTCCAGGACGACCCGGACACCGAGCAGGCCGAGCCCTACATCAACGTCTGGGTGACCACCCCGGAGCGCGCCGACGACGAGACCATCAACCGTCTCGCCGAGCTCTGGAAGGACCAGGCCGTCACCGACGCCATCATGGAGTCCTCCGGCAACACCGCGGTCAAGGTCGACCGCCCGCGCGAGGACCTCGACGCCATCCTGGAGCGACTGCGCGAATCCGGCGACCAGTAG
- a CDS encoding error-prone DNA polymerase produces the protein MRSIVGRLWGMGVNGGAPLSWSRLERVLAGRKSPTPVPVDHLAAPASRRPASARPALPFAELHAVSSYSFLGGASDPEVLVRRAVELRLSALALVDRDGFYGAVKFAEAAAGEGLPTVFGAELTLGDRILPVLARGPEGYRRLSRLMSDAHMAAGEKGRVEYPPVGEIARFLDGHCVALLGHEWVADIDQAVEAFGAGNLVLEYAVTMTPEDTDRHEKLDECRRHGLRGIVTALPAAATRQDARLAGAKRALSRRLSLGEAEPDLHPMGAPWLRSGAQIAALLPGRAELIAGAVDLARECAFTLDLVAPDLPGWRTPAGHTEMTWLSDLTQERARRRYAGRPDGVRAKAEKQIAHELGVIGKLNFPGYFLIVTDLVDFCREADILCQGRGSAANSAVCFALDITNVEPISAGLLFERFLSPDRDGPPDIDIDIESGRREEVIQYVYGRYGRDRAAQVANVITYRTKGALRDAARALGHPQGSADAWSKGTAEPPAEVVELAARFKGQPRHLGIHSGGMVICDRPIADVVPVEWARMEGRSVVQWDKDDCAAAGLVKFDLLGLGMLEALHHMIDLVAEQHGTRVHLWELDLADPGVYDMLCRADAVGVFQVESRAQLSTLPRLKPRTFFDLVVEVALIRPGPIQGGSVHPYLRRRDGSEPVTYDHPVLEKSLGKTLGIPLFQEQLMQIAVDAAGFSGAEADALRRAMGSKRSPAKMAELKGRFFRGVRDTHGIPGETAEKLWNKIVAFAAYGFPESHSQSFASLVYFSAWFKHHYPAEFCVGLLRAQPMGFYSPQSLIQDARRHGIGILPVDVNESGEQARVVDGRIRVGLNLINGLGAAAARIEKAAPFTGIPDLSRRAELSVEHVESLARAGALDCFGVDRRQALWQAGVAATEREGMLPGLSAIESPSLPGMSTFELMVADVAATGVTPRRQPMELVRGQLSDAGILTAAALRDVTDGTRVRVAGVVTHRQRPQTASGLTFLGMEDETGLINVMVSVGLWNRQQVLARTSRALVVRGIVQNATGAVTVVADRLEPLAVGEWFSRGSRDFR, from the coding sequence GTGCGTTCGATTGTGGGTAGGTTGTGGGGCATGGGAGTCAACGGCGGTGCGCCTCTGAGCTGGTCGCGGCTGGAGCGCGTCCTCGCCGGCCGGAAGTCGCCGACGCCGGTGCCGGTCGATCATCTGGCCGCGCCCGCTTCCCGACGTCCCGCCTCTGCCCGCCCCGCCCTCCCCTTCGCCGAGCTGCACGCCGTGAGCTCCTACAGTTTCCTCGGCGGAGCGAGCGATCCCGAGGTGTTGGTCCGGCGGGCCGTGGAGTTGAGACTGTCGGCGTTGGCGCTGGTGGACCGGGACGGTTTCTACGGCGCGGTGAAGTTCGCCGAGGCCGCCGCGGGGGAGGGTCTGCCGACCGTGTTCGGCGCGGAACTCACCCTGGGGGACCGCATCCTGCCGGTGCTGGCCCGCGGGCCCGAGGGGTACCGCCGGCTGTCGCGGCTGATGTCGGACGCGCACATGGCCGCCGGGGAGAAGGGGCGGGTGGAGTACCCGCCGGTGGGGGAGATTGCCCGGTTCCTGGACGGCCACTGCGTGGCGCTGCTGGGGCATGAGTGGGTCGCTGATATCGACCAGGCGGTCGAAGCGTTCGGGGCGGGTAACCTGGTGCTGGAATATGCGGTGACCATGACCCCCGAGGACACCGACCGCCACGAGAAGCTCGACGAGTGTAGACGGCATGGTCTACGCGGCATCGTCACCGCGTTACCGGCCGCCGCCACCCGGCAGGATGCCCGACTGGCCGGTGCGAAGCGCGCCCTGTCCCGCCGGCTCTCCCTGGGCGAGGCAGAACCGGACCTCCACCCGATGGGCGCACCCTGGCTGCGCTCCGGCGCGCAGATCGCCGCACTCCTGCCCGGCCGGGCGGAGCTGATCGCAGGCGCGGTCGACCTGGCTCGCGAGTGCGCCTTCACCCTCGACCTCGTCGCCCCCGACCTGCCCGGTTGGCGCACCCCGGCGGGGCACACCGAGATGACCTGGCTGAGTGACCTGACGCAGGAGCGGGCGCGGCGTCGATACGCAGGCAGGCCGGACGGCGTCCGGGCGAAGGCGGAGAAACAGATCGCGCACGAGTTGGGGGTGATCGGCAAGCTCAACTTCCCCGGCTACTTCCTCATCGTCACCGACCTGGTCGACTTCTGCCGGGAAGCGGACATCCTCTGCCAGGGCCGCGGCTCCGCGGCGAACTCGGCCGTGTGCTTCGCCCTGGACATCACCAACGTGGAGCCCATCTCCGCGGGCCTGCTCTTCGAGCGTTTCCTCTCCCCGGACCGCGACGGCCCGCCCGACATCGACATCGACATCGAATCCGGCCGACGCGAGGAGGTCATCCAGTACGTCTACGGCCGTTACGGCCGCGACCGGGCAGCGCAGGTGGCCAACGTGATCACCTACCGCACGAAAGGCGCGCTCCGCGATGCCGCCCGCGCCCTCGGCCACCCCCAGGGCTCGGCCGACGCGTGGTCGAAGGGGACGGCGGAACCGCCTGCCGAGGTGGTGGAGCTGGCCGCGCGCTTCAAGGGGCAGCCCCGCCACCTGGGCATCCACTCCGGCGGCATGGTCATCTGCGACCGCCCCATCGCCGACGTCGTGCCCGTCGAGTGGGCCAGGATGGAGGGGCGCTCCGTGGTGCAGTGGGACAAGGACGACTGCGCCGCCGCCGGGCTGGTCAAGTTCGACCTGCTGGGCCTGGGCATGCTCGAGGCGCTGCACCACATGATCGACCTCGTGGCGGAGCAGCACGGCACCCGTGTCCACCTGTGGGAGCTCGACCTCGCGGACCCCGGCGTCTACGACATGCTCTGCCGCGCCGACGCCGTCGGCGTGTTCCAGGTCGAATCCCGCGCGCAGCTGTCCACCCTGCCGCGCCTGAAACCGCGCACCTTCTTCGACCTGGTCGTGGAGGTCGCCCTCATCCGGCCCGGCCCCATCCAGGGCGGTTCGGTGCACCCCTACCTGCGCCGGCGGGACGGCAGCGAGCCCGTCACCTACGACCACCCCGTCCTGGAGAAGTCCCTGGGCAAGACGCTGGGCATCCCGCTGTTCCAGGAGCAGCTCATGCAGATCGCCGTCGACGCCGCCGGGTTCAGCGGCGCGGAGGCGGACGCCCTGCGCCGCGCGATGGGGTCCAAGCGATCCCCGGCGAAGATGGCGGAGCTGAAGGGCCGTTTCTTCCGCGGCGTGCGCGACACCCACGGCATCCCCGGGGAGACGGCCGAGAAGCTGTGGAACAAGATCGTCGCCTTCGCCGCCTACGGCTTCCCCGAATCCCACTCCCAGTCCTTCGCCTCGCTGGTGTACTTCTCCGCCTGGTTCAAACACCATTACCCGGCGGAGTTCTGTGTCGGCCTGCTGCGCGCCCAGCCCATGGGCTTCTACTCGCCGCAGTCGTTGATCCAGGACGCCCGCCGCCACGGCATCGGGATCCTGCCCGTCGACGTCAACGAATCAGGCGAACAGGCCCGCGTGGTGGACGGGCGGATCCGGGTGGGGCTGAACCTCATCAACGGCCTCGGCGCGGCGGCGGCGAGGATTGAAAAGGCGGCGCCGTTCACCGGTATTCCGGACCTGTCGCGCCGGGCGGAGCTGAGCGTCGAGCACGTGGAGTCCCTGGCGCGTGCCGGGGCCTTGGACTGCTTCGGCGTCGACCGCCGGCAGGCCCTGTGGCAGGCGGGCGTGGCGGCCACCGAACGCGAGGGCATGCTGCCGGGGTTGTCGGCCATCGAATCCCCGTCGCTGCCGGGCATGAGCACGTTCGAGCTCATGGTCGCCGACGTCGCCGCCACCGGCGTGACTCCCCGGCGCCAGCCGATGGAGCTGGTGCGCGGCCAGCTTTCCGACGCCGGGATCCTCACCGCCGCCGCCCTCCGCGACGTCACCGACGGCACCCGTGTGCGCGTCGCGGGCGTGGTCACCCACCGGCAGCGCCCGCAGACCGCCTCCGGCCTGACCTTCCTGGGCATGGAGGATGAGACCGGTCTGATCAACGTCATGGTCTCCGTCGGCCTGTGGAACCGTCAACAGGTGCTCGCCCGGACCTCGCGGGCGCTGGTGGTACGCGGAATCGTGCAGAACGCCACCGGTGCGGTGACCGTGGTGGCCGACAGGCTGGAGCCCCTGGCGGTGGGGGAGTGGTTCAGCCGGGGTTCGCGGGATTTCCGGTGA
- a CDS encoding methionine ABC transporter permease: protein MTHTYLAADWNRLGPTFLEAIMDTLVMVSLTMVVGGLAGLAVGILLYTTRSGSILQSRPVYWVLNLLVNFIRPIPFIIMIAMFAPLTLNVVGTTIGRSAAIFIMCIAATFAVARIVEQNLVAIDPGVIEAARSMGAGPWRIIRTVIVPEALGPLVLGYTFIFIAVVDMSAMAGYIGGGGIGDFAIVYGYRAYDLEVTYAAVIVIVIIVQIAQLFGNWLSRRILRR, encoded by the coding sequence ATGACCCACACCTATCTCGCCGCCGACTGGAACCGTCTCGGCCCCACCTTCCTCGAGGCCATCATGGACACCCTCGTGATGGTGTCCCTGACCATGGTCGTCGGCGGACTCGCCGGACTGGCCGTGGGCATCCTGCTCTACACCACCCGCTCCGGCAGCATCCTGCAGTCCCGCCCGGTGTACTGGGTGCTCAACCTGCTGGTCAACTTCATCCGCCCGATCCCGTTCATCATCATGATCGCGATGTTCGCGCCCCTGACCCTGAACGTCGTGGGCACCACCATCGGCCGGTCCGCGGCGATCTTCATCATGTGCATCGCGGCGACCTTCGCCGTGGCCCGCATCGTCGAGCAGAACCTCGTCGCGATCGACCCCGGGGTCATCGAGGCCGCCCGCTCCATGGGTGCCGGCCCGTGGCGGATCATCCGGACCGTCATCGTCCCGGAGGCGTTGGGCCCCCTGGTCCTCGGCTACACGTTCATCTTCATCGCCGTGGTGGACATGTCCGCCATGGCCGGCTACATCGGCGGCGGCGGCATCGGCGACTTCGCCATCGTCTACGGCTACCGCGCCTACGACCTCGAGGTCACGTACGCGGCCGTCATCGTCATCGTCATCATCGTCCAGATCGCCCAGCTCTTCGGCAACTGGCTCTCGCGGCGGATCCTGCGCCGCTAA
- a CDS encoding response regulator, protein MARTWSVLVVDDDFRVAGIHADIVAAAPGFRVQGSVRTIAEAREALATDRPDLMLVDVYLPDGDGIELVRGAGVDAFILSAADEADTVRRALHAGVLGYLVKPFPRQTLSERLDRYARFRHVLAGRRGLRQEKIDQALSILHGQTPGAVVVSRSATEQLLLDALGEGELSAAEAAGRAGVSRATAQRRLATMAGQGVVQVRLRYGTSGRPEHLYSKQA, encoded by the coding sequence ATGGCCCGGACCTGGTCAGTACTGGTGGTTGACGATGATTTCCGGGTGGCAGGCATCCACGCCGACATTGTGGCGGCCGCCCCGGGCTTCCGGGTGCAGGGGTCGGTGCGCACCATCGCGGAGGCGCGGGAGGCGCTGGCCACGGATCGGCCGGATCTCATGCTCGTCGACGTCTACCTGCCGGACGGGGACGGCATCGAACTGGTCCGTGGCGCAGGGGTGGACGCCTTCATCCTCAGTGCCGCCGATGAAGCGGACACCGTCCGCCGTGCGCTGCACGCCGGGGTCCTGGGATACCTTGTCAAACCTTTCCCGCGGCAGACACTCAGCGAGCGGCTGGACCGCTACGCCCGTTTCCGGCATGTGCTGGCGGGCAGGCGCGGACTCCGGCAGGAGAAGATCGACCAGGCGCTCTCCATCCTGCACGGCCAGACGCCCGGCGCGGTCGTCGTCTCCCGTTCCGCCACGGAGCAGCTGCTTCTCGACGCCCTGGGGGAGGGGGAGCTCTCCGCTGCCGAGGCCGCCGGGCGGGCCGGGGTCTCCCGGGCTACCGCGCAGCGCCGACTGGCCACAATGGCAGGTCAGGGAGTGGTGCAGGTGCGTCTGCGGTACGGCACCTCGGGGAGACCCGAGCACCTCTACTCGAAGCAGGCCTGA
- a CDS encoding methionine ABC transporter ATP-binding protein — protein sequence MSEPVSAPPIRPRTGTRIEFRNVTKVFTNQKKTETRAVDGVTLTVEPGEILGVIGYSGAGKSTLVRLINGLDTTTSGQLLLDGTDVVGMPESKLRTIRRGIGMIFQQFNLFRSRTAAGNIEYPLTLAGMPKAERRKRVAELLDFVGLADKGRNYPEQLSGGQKQRVGIARALATNPRLLLADEATSALDPETTHDVLNLLREINRELGITIVVITHEMDVVRTIADKVAVMEAGKVVEYGSVYEVFSAPRTNVAKRFVSSSLRNTPDVVEEEDLLAHGGRLFTINLTEDSGFFSAAAAAREEGLSINIVHGGVTTLQRQSFGKMTVRLAGPDDAVERFRTTLARTTDIQEITR from the coding sequence GTGTCCGAACCAGTCTCCGCACCCCCCATCCGGCCGCGTACCGGAACCCGCATCGAATTCCGCAATGTGACCAAGGTCTTCACCAACCAGAAGAAGACCGAGACCCGCGCCGTCGACGGCGTCACCCTCACCGTCGAGCCGGGCGAAATTCTCGGCGTCATCGGCTACTCCGGCGCCGGCAAGTCCACCCTCGTCCGCCTCATCAACGGGCTGGACACCACCACCTCCGGCCAGCTGCTTCTCGACGGGACCGACGTCGTCGGCATGCCCGAATCCAAGCTGCGCACGATCCGCCGGGGCATCGGGATGATCTTCCAGCAGTTCAACCTCTTCCGCTCGCGCACCGCCGCCGGCAACATCGAATACCCGCTCACCCTGGCGGGCATGCCCAAGGCGGAGCGCAGGAAACGCGTGGCGGAGCTCCTGGACTTCGTCGGCCTGGCAGACAAGGGGCGCAACTATCCCGAGCAGCTCTCCGGCGGGCAGAAACAGCGCGTGGGCATCGCCCGCGCCCTGGCCACCAACCCCCGGCTCCTGCTCGCCGACGAGGCCACCTCGGCGCTCGACCCGGAGACCACCCACGATGTGCTCAACCTGCTCCGCGAGATCAACCGCGAGCTGGGCATCACCATCGTGGTCATCACCCATGAGATGGACGTCGTGCGCACCATCGCGGACAAGGTCGCCGTCATGGAGGCGGGCAAGGTCGTCGAGTACGGCAGCGTCTACGAGGTGTTCTCGGCGCCGCGGACGAACGTCGCGAAACGCTTCGTCTCGTCCTCCCTGCGCAACACCCCCGACGTCGTGGAGGAGGAGGACCTCCTCGCCCACGGCGGGCGCCTGTTCACGATCAACCTCACCGAGGACTCAGGCTTCTTCTCCGCCGCGGCCGCCGCCCGGGAGGAGGGCCTGAGCATCAACATCGTCCACGGCGGCGTGACCACGCTGCAGCGACAGTCCTTCGGCAAGATGACCGTCCGCCTCGCCGGCCCCGACGACGCCGTCGAACGCTTCCGCACCACGCTCGCCCGCACCACAGACATCCAGGAGATCACGCGATGA